One Candidatus Tanganyikabacteria bacterium genomic region harbors:
- a CDS encoding phosphoglycerate dehydrogenase: protein MPDGASAADTRAEQERSVNGASGPYRVLACDHIDPAGLAILSPMAQVDSREPLSPADLARLIGDYDALLVRSATKVTNEVFEAAGRLKIVGRAGVGVDNIDVAAATRHGVIVVNSPEGNTVAAAEHAVGLMLALARRIPGADGAMKDGQWGRERFVGIELYHKILGILGLGKIGQRVATVARALGMRVIGTDPFLTPDKAAELGIDMVDFDRLLAESDFITIHVPRTPDTTHLFGEAAFARIKPGVRLINCARGGIVDEAALAAALRSGRVAGAALDVFEKEPLGESALRDLGDQVVLTPHLGASTEEAQLKVAVDVAEQVAAVLAGEPARSAVNIPSMRPEHMEPVRPFLQIAEKLGLLLGQLLDGPVRRLEVVYSGGLAERNTDPLTTAVLKGLLSGAVAEGVNYVNAPIVAKERGLEVRSSRTSEAGEFHDLLEVSCEAGAGVRRTVAGTLFGEGNPRIVRIDEQRFNMEPEGHILIAPHEDVPGVVGRIGTLLGSNNINIFGLQLGRKFRRGPAVMALNVDEAIPPPLLETIGSLPGFHDVKCVKL from the coding sequence ATGCCGGATGGCGCGAGCGCCGCGGACACCCGAGCCGAGCAGGAACGTTCGGTCAACGGGGCGTCCGGGCCGTACCGGGTCCTCGCCTGCGATCACATCGATCCGGCGGGCCTGGCCATCCTCTCGCCCATGGCGCAGGTGGACAGCCGCGAGCCGCTGAGCCCGGCCGACCTGGCCCGCCTGATCGGCGACTACGATGCGCTGCTGGTGCGTTCGGCCACCAAGGTGACGAACGAGGTCTTCGAGGCCGCGGGGCGCCTCAAGATCGTGGGCCGCGCCGGCGTCGGGGTCGACAACATCGACGTCGCGGCCGCCACCCGGCACGGCGTGATCGTCGTCAATTCGCCCGAGGGCAACACGGTGGCCGCCGCCGAGCACGCCGTGGGCCTCATGCTGGCGCTCGCCCGCCGCATCCCCGGCGCGGACGGTGCGATGAAGGACGGCCAGTGGGGCAGGGAGCGCTTCGTGGGCATCGAGCTGTACCACAAGATCCTGGGCATCCTGGGCCTGGGCAAGATCGGGCAGCGCGTGGCAACTGTGGCCAGGGCGCTGGGGATGCGGGTGATCGGGACCGATCCGTTCCTCACCCCCGACAAGGCCGCCGAACTCGGCATCGACATGGTCGACTTCGACCGGTTGCTCGCCGAGAGCGACTTCATCACCATCCACGTGCCCAGGACCCCCGATACCACGCACCTGTTCGGCGAGGCCGCCTTCGCGCGGATCAAGCCGGGCGTGCGGCTGATCAACTGCGCCCGCGGAGGCATCGTGGACGAGGCGGCCCTGGCGGCCGCGCTGCGCTCCGGCCGGGTGGCCGGCGCCGCCCTCGACGTCTTCGAGAAAGAGCCGCTGGGCGAGAGCGCCCTGCGCGATCTGGGCGACCAGGTGGTGCTGACGCCGCACCTTGGCGCCAGCACCGAGGAGGCGCAGCTGAAGGTGGCGGTGGACGTGGCCGAGCAGGTCGCCGCCGTCCTCGCGGGAGAGCCCGCCCGGAGCGCGGTCAACATCCCGAGCATGCGCCCGGAGCACATGGAGCCGGTCCGGCCCTTCTTGCAGATCGCCGAGAAGCTGGGCCTCCTCCTCGGGCAGTTGCTCGACGGCCCCGTCCGCAGGCTGGAAGTCGTGTACTCGGGCGGCCTTGCCGAGCGCAACACCGATCCGCTCACCACCGCGGTGCTCAAGGGCCTGCTGTCCGGCGCGGTGGCCGAAGGCGTCAACTACGTCAATGCCCCGATCGTCGCCAAGGAGCGCGGCCTCGAGGTCCGTTCCTCCCGCACGTCCGAGGCCGGCGAGTTCCACGACCTGCTCGAGGTCAGCTGCGAGGCCGGCGCGGGCGTCCGGCGGACGGTGGCCGGGACCCTGTTCGGCGAAGGCAACCCGCGCATCGTGCGCATCGACGAGCAGCGCTTCAACATGGAGCCGGAGGGCCACATCCTGATCGCGCCGCACGAGGACGTGCCGGGCGTCGTCGGCCGCATCGGGACCCTGCTCGGCAGCAACAATATCAATATCTTCGGCCTGCAACTCGGCCGCAAGTTCCGGCGGGGACCCGCCGTCATGGCTCTAAACGTGGACGAGGCCATTCCGCCGCCCCTCCTGGAAACGATCGGGAGTCTCCCCGGTTTTCACGACGTCAAGTGCGTGAAATTGTAG
- a CDS encoding alpha/beta fold hydrolase: MFSRVWSEGGRSRAAGLAGLVLAAAGLATGCGPRGLAGPDGTAQAFDIQRSHASAIDVASDFSNAVYDRLAGGTAGIGPELGLPPETFRALDADGNGRVSRGEWNRQIPATDAARFEAAYRPFAAATFKLAGAGAARLAYEDLEKSLGQHPNRPENLTPRAFREIAPSGALDLQGFEAYYPKLGGQSLATKGLGNLLMGPYLKFAGFVGSEFLMRRPRKPVKTNPGSLGLKFDEATLQTEDGLAIKAWYIPAAAPSTKAVVMVHGHGSNRATWVENPVEFKAIRGAGYNVVMLDLRRHGESGGEWITMALHEDNDVRAGVRWAASRGNTAIGLLGNSLGGASIIHTAATTPGVKAVWDDCAFASVADAVRSATGMLNLPHADLVVPAILETGSRRLGEDLAASQPRAWIARFAGRPVSIVHGAADKYIVAGNSFTNFEAARDPKTLWIVPNAGHGNSSSTAPAEYQQRLTAFLEKNVGRNPLPAFAL; this comes from the coding sequence TTGTTCAGTCGCGTCTGGAGTGAGGGAGGCAGGTCGCGCGCCGCCGGCCTGGCGGGACTCGTGCTCGCCGCGGCCGGACTGGCGACCGGGTGCGGCCCGCGCGGTCTGGCGGGCCCCGACGGCACCGCCCAGGCGTTCGACATCCAGCGCTCGCACGCCAGCGCGATCGACGTCGCGAGCGACTTCTCGAATGCGGTCTACGATCGGCTCGCCGGCGGCACGGCCGGCATCGGCCCGGAACTGGGCCTGCCGCCCGAGACCTTCCGCGCCCTGGATGCCGACGGCAACGGCCGGGTCAGCCGCGGCGAGTGGAACCGCCAGATCCCCGCCACCGACGCCGCCAGGTTCGAGGCCGCCTATCGGCCTTTCGCGGCGGCGACGTTCAAGCTTGCGGGGGCCGGCGCCGCGCGCCTCGCGTACGAAGACCTCGAGAAGTCCCTCGGGCAGCACCCCAACCGGCCCGAGAACCTGACGCCGCGCGCCTTCCGCGAGATCGCCCCGAGCGGCGCGCTGGATCTGCAGGGGTTCGAGGCGTACTACCCGAAGCTCGGCGGGCAGTCCCTGGCAACCAAGGGCCTGGGCAACCTGCTCATGGGCCCGTACCTCAAGTTCGCCGGCTTCGTCGGCTCCGAGTTCCTGATGCGCCGGCCGCGCAAGCCGGTGAAGACCAACCCGGGCTCGCTCGGCCTGAAGTTCGACGAGGCGACGCTGCAGACCGAGGACGGCCTGGCGATCAAGGCCTGGTACATCCCGGCCGCGGCGCCTTCGACCAAGGCCGTCGTGATGGTCCACGGCCACGGCTCCAACCGCGCCACCTGGGTCGAGAATCCGGTGGAGTTCAAGGCCATCCGCGGCGCCGGCTACAACGTCGTGATGCTCGATCTCCGGCGCCACGGCGAGTCAGGCGGCGAGTGGATCACCATGGCCCTGCACGAGGACAACGACGTCCGGGCCGGGGTGCGGTGGGCCGCCAGTCGAGGCAACACGGCGATCGGCCTCCTGGGCAATTCGCTGGGCGGCGCGAGCATCATCCACACCGCCGCCACCACGCCGGGAGTCAAGGCCGTGTGGGACGACTGCGCCTTCGCATCGGTCGCCGACGCCGTCCGGAGCGCCACCGGCATGCTGAACCTGCCCCACGCCGATCTCGTGGTGCCGGCGATCCTCGAGACCGGCAGCCGGCGCCTCGGGGAAGATCTGGCCGCCAGCCAGCCCAGGGCGTGGATCGCCCGCTTCGCCGGCCGCCCGGTGTCGATCGTCCATGGCGCGGCCGACAAGTACATCGTCGCGGGCAACAGCTTCACGAACTTCGAGGCGGCGCGCGATCCCAAGACCCTGTGGATCGTGCCGAACGCCGGCCACGGGAACTCCTCGTCCACCGCGCCGGCCGAGTACCAGCAGCGCCTGACGGCATTCCTGGAAAAGAACGTCGGGCGGAACCCGCTTCCCGCCTTCGCGCTGTAG
- a CDS encoding protein DA1: MKCAGCRLPIEQGGYVNAGNLPFHERCLVCCQCGQVLTRFAIERGRFYCHECHVAAFAPRCKVCALPIEGTYYEHDGGKAHAECYRKHVAGKCDVCGGPLVGKILSDGWGFRYHEAHAAQFPACDACGRLTSPEIGGGGHRLGDGRHLCGHCRPSAVRNAEEARERFAEVRAFLAQRGLVVPGAALPLHLVSRPDLMKTLARSGHPPRKAVHGVTLMEARIQGSRVVSREASIHVLTYLPAALFDGTAAHELGHAWTFLTGCPQHVYALSEGFCNYLRYLVHTAEGGDENAFYVKHMLDDPDPAYGHGFRIVRKIAERKGFPALLDHMRRKTDFPLFGW; encoded by the coding sequence ATGAAGTGCGCTGGCTGCCGCCTGCCGATCGAGCAGGGGGGCTACGTCAACGCCGGAAACCTGCCCTTTCACGAGCGCTGCCTGGTTTGCTGCCAGTGCGGGCAGGTCCTGACGCGCTTCGCGATCGAACGAGGCCGCTTCTACTGCCACGAGTGCCACGTCGCGGCATTCGCCCCGCGCTGCAAGGTCTGCGCGCTGCCCATCGAGGGAACCTACTACGAGCATGACGGCGGGAAGGCCCATGCCGAGTGCTACCGCAAGCACGTCGCGGGCAAGTGCGACGTCTGCGGCGGCCCCCTGGTCGGCAAGATCCTGAGCGACGGCTGGGGCTTCCGCTACCACGAGGCCCACGCCGCGCAATTTCCCGCCTGCGATGCCTGCGGCCGGCTCACCAGCCCGGAAATCGGCGGCGGGGGCCATCGCCTGGGCGACGGCCGGCACCTGTGCGGCCACTGCCGGCCGAGTGCCGTGCGAAACGCCGAAGAGGCCCGGGAACGCTTCGCCGAGGTGCGCGCGTTTCTCGCGCAACGCGGCCTGGTAGTGCCCGGCGCAGCCCTGCCCCTGCACCTGGTGTCCCGGCCCGACCTCATGAAGACCCTGGCGCGGAGCGGGCACCCGCCTCGCAAGGCGGTCCACGGGGTGACCCTGATGGAGGCGCGGATCCAGGGGAGCCGCGTGGTGAGCCGCGAGGCGTCGATCCACGTCCTGACCTACCTCCCGGCGGCGCTCTTCGACGGCACCGCCGCGCACGAACTGGGCCACGCCTGGACCTTCCTCACCGGCTGCCCGCAACACGTCTACGCCCTGTCGGAAGGCTTCTGCAACTACCTCCGCTACCTGGTGCACACCGCCGAGGGCGGCGACGAGAACGCGTTCTACGTGAAGCACATGCTCGACGATCCCGATCCGGCATATGGCCACGGCTTCCGCATCGTCCGCAAGATAGCCGAGCGCAAGGGCTTCCCCGCCCTCCTCGACCACATGCGCCGCAAGACGGATTTCCCGCTCTTCGGGTGGTAG
- a CDS encoding alanine--glyoxylate aminotransferase family protein, translating into MRLMIPGPTPVPSDVLRAMSRPMINHRAKAFADILDRCTAGVKWLYQTKHDVYILTCSGTGGLEAALVNVLSPGDKVLALISGVFGKRFADIAQTYGAQVDRCETPLGKAYDVSRIEEAVERADYKIVLMTHNETSTAVLNPLAAVAAVVRTHLPDALILVDAVSGMGTADLPVDDLDLDVVVAGSQKAFMVPPALAMVSMSPRAWEAHARAKAPRFYFDLGKARDFLAKGQTPWTPAISVFYGLDVALESLRAEGLQNIFDRHERLTRAVRAGVKALGMKLLVVDDDMASRAVTAIYPPEGVSPGDFRKLMQSRFGIVLAGGQGPLTDSIFRVGHLGHCGPLDILDVLGALEIALRDLGADIALGRGVAAAQEVLAAKAAPAPQPAGAVG; encoded by the coding sequence ATGCGGCTGATGATACCCGGACCCACCCCGGTGCCCAGCGACGTCTTGCGGGCCATGTCCCGCCCGATGATCAATCACCGGGCGAAGGCGTTCGCGGACATCCTCGACCGCTGCACGGCGGGCGTCAAGTGGCTGTACCAGACCAAGCACGACGTGTACATCCTCACGTGCTCGGGCACGGGCGGCCTGGAGGCGGCCCTGGTCAACGTGCTTTCCCCCGGCGACAAGGTCCTCGCGCTCATTTCGGGCGTGTTCGGCAAGCGCTTCGCCGACATCGCCCAGACGTACGGCGCGCAAGTCGATCGCTGCGAGACGCCGCTGGGGAAGGCCTACGACGTGTCGCGCATCGAGGAGGCGGTCGAACGCGCCGACTACAAGATCGTGCTGATGACCCACAACGAGACCAGCACCGCCGTCCTCAATCCCCTGGCCGCGGTCGCCGCGGTTGTGCGCACCCACCTGCCCGACGCCCTGATCCTGGTGGATGCCGTCTCGGGAATGGGGACGGCCGACCTGCCGGTGGACGATCTCGACCTCGACGTCGTCGTGGCGGGCTCGCAGAAGGCCTTCATGGTGCCGCCGGCGCTCGCGATGGTGTCGATGTCGCCGCGGGCCTGGGAGGCGCATGCCCGGGCCAAGGCACCGCGCTTCTACTTCGACCTGGGCAAGGCCCGCGACTTCCTCGCCAAGGGCCAGACGCCCTGGACGCCGGCGATCTCGGTATTCTACGGGCTCGACGTAGCGCTGGAGAGCCTGCGGGCGGAGGGCCTGCAAAACATCTTCGATCGCCACGAGCGCCTCACGCGGGCCGTCCGGGCCGGCGTCAAGGCCCTGGGCATGAAGCTCCTGGTCGTCGACGACGACATGGCCTCGCGAGCGGTCACGGCCATCTACCCGCCGGAGGGCGTGAGCCCGGGCGATTTCCGCAAGCTGATGCAGAGCCGGTTCGGCATCGTTCTGGCCGGCGGCCAGGGACCGCTCACAGACTCGATCTTCCGCGTCGGCCACCTGGGGCATTGCGGGCCGCTGGACATCCTGGACGTGCTGGGAGCGCTCGAGATAGCCCTGCGCGACCTGGGCGCCGACATCGCCCTCGGCCGCGGGGTCGCGGCGGCGCAGGAAGTCCTGGCGGCCAAGGCGGCGCCGGCGCCGCAGCCCGCGGGAGCGGTGGGGTAA
- a CDS encoding RidA family protein, which translates to MTLALEKLREMGLSLPAPAQAIANYVPYVVEDGWIHVSGQLPLRDGAIAHAGLVGADVTVEQGYDAARLCALSALGHLAAAAGDLDRVRIVRVGGFVASAPGFTDQPQVVNGASDLLVAVLGERGRHARAAVGVASLPRNAAVEVEVLARLT; encoded by the coding sequence ATGACCCTAGCTCTCGAAAAGCTGCGCGAAATGGGCCTTTCGCTGCCGGCGCCCGCCCAGGCCATCGCCAACTACGTCCCCTACGTGGTGGAGGATGGCTGGATCCACGTCTCCGGGCAGTTGCCGCTGCGCGACGGCGCCATCGCGCATGCGGGCCTGGTCGGCGCCGACGTCACGGTCGAACAGGGCTACGACGCGGCGCGGTTGTGCGCGCTGTCCGCCCTGGGTCACCTGGCCGCGGCCGCCGGCGATCTCGACCGCGTGCGCATCGTGCGCGTGGGCGGCTTCGTGGCCTCCGCGCCCGGCTTCACCGATCAGCCGCAGGTGGTCAACGGGGCGAGCGACCTACTGGTCGCGGTCCTGGGCGAACGGGGGCGCCATGCGCGGGCCGCCGTCGGCGTCGCCAGCCTCCCCCGCAACGCGGCGGTCGAGGTCGAGGTCCTCGCCCGCCTCACTTAG
- a CDS encoding GNAT family N-acetyltransferase → MLLEGNLTLAGPRVLLRGVRAEDARGVFAYASDPAVTEFLTWETHHALSDSQAFVAQVMADRTRVTLIIQVEDWVAGCIGLTPVPRAYRTAELGYVLHRVFWGRGYALEAATLLCRWGFDALRLNRIEALCALPNSRSLRVLEKLGMVREGVLRAFRRFHGEFPDMALYSLLQREWHPPDLGGPPVHAAGRDPTDPG, encoded by the coding sequence ATGCTGCTCGAGGGGAACCTGACCCTCGCCGGCCCGCGAGTCCTGCTGCGCGGTGTGCGCGCGGAAGACGCCCGCGGCGTCTTCGCGTACGCCTCCGACCCGGCCGTCACCGAATTCCTGACCTGGGAGACGCACCACGCGCTATCTGATTCCCAGGCGTTCGTCGCGCAAGTCATGGCGGATCGCACGCGGGTCACCTTGATCATCCAGGTCGAGGACTGGGTCGCGGGCTGCATCGGCCTCACTCCGGTCCCCAGGGCGTACCGCACGGCGGAACTCGGGTACGTCCTGCACCGCGTGTTCTGGGGGCGCGGCTACGCCCTGGAAGCCGCCACGCTCCTGTGCCGCTGGGGCTTCGACGCCCTGCGCCTGAACCGCATCGAGGCGTTGTGTGCCCTGCCCAATTCCCGCTCGCTCCGCGTGCTCGAGAAGCTCGGCATGGTGCGCGAAGGGGTGCTGCGGGCGTTCCGGCGATTCCACGGGGAGTTTCCCGACATGGCGCTCTACTCGCTGCTGCAGCGCGAGTGGCACCCGCCCGATCTCGGCGGGCCGCCGGTGCACGCGGCCGGCCGCGACCCCACCGATCCGGGCTGA